AGCATTTTCTAAAAGTACaaagtttaattcttttactgCTGTGTCTAGGTGATATTTTGGTACATTTTCAGGGCATCTTGTTGATGCAAGAGAAACTGATAATAAGTGAAGTTGTGTATTTCATGTTCTCTACTGACTTGGTTTTGGTGTCCTGCTTCTTCAAAACTTACCATAAGGCTAGATATGAAGCTTTAATTTTCCTGGGACTCATGTCTTTCAAATGGTGGCTACATAATGTGGACaagttttcaaatgctttttaataaatgcagCAAAAGATCCCtcaaaacctttattttttttttttttttttcctctttaaggtTTGGACCCCATGGAATCCCTGTGACCATATTTCCTAAAAGGGAATACAAGGATAAACCTGAAGCCATGCAGCTCCAAAGTAAACCATTCCAAGATGAGGCACAGGTGAAGTGTGAATCTAATGCTGCAGTCCCTGATGACTCTTCTCTCACGCAGCCATCAGAACCTAGCATAGCTAAAAGCCTATGGACTTCTAAACCACCTCCTCTCTTTCATGAGGGAGCGCCATATCCTCCTCCTTTGTTTATCAGGGACACGTATAACCAGTCAATACCTCAGCCTCCGCCCCGGAAAATTAAGCGGCCCAAGCGTAAAATGTACAGGGAGGAACCCACTTCTATCATGAATGCTATCAAACTACGACCCCGGCAGGTCTTATGTGACAAGTGCAAAAACAGTGttgttgcagaaaaaaaagaaattaaaaaaggtgGCAATGCAAGTGACTCTTCAAAATATGAGGATAATAAAAAACGAAGAAACGAGAGTGTGACTACTGTGAATAAAAAACTTAAGACTGACCATAAAGTGGATggaaaaagccaaaatgaaagCCAGAAAAGGAATGCTGTGGTCAAGGTTTCAAATATTGcccacagcagaagcagagtaGTTAAAGTTTCCGCACAAGCAAATACTTCAAAAGCGcagttaaatacaaaaaaagttcTCCAGAGCAAAAACATGGATCATGCAAAAGCTCGGGAAGTCTTGAAAATGGCCaaagaaaaggcacaaaagAAGCAGAGTGCAACCTCCTCTTCCAAAAATGCACATTCAAAGGTCCACTTCACACGGCGTCTTCAGAACACCAGCTCAGGTTCCCTCCCACCCCGATTGCGTTTAAAGCCACAAAGGTATCGGAATGAAGAAAATGACTCTTCTCTCAAGACAGGACTTGAGAAAATACGGAGTGGCAAGATGGCAACTAAGCCGCAGTCTCGCTGCTCCTCCACCCGCTCAGCAGGTGAGGCCCCTTCAGAAAATCAGAGCCCCTCAGAAGGCCCTGAAGAGGCCACCAGTGAGGTTCAGGACACAAGTGAAGTGCATGTAACTGTTGATCAGGATGAACACCAGACATTGGGCAAGAGAGGCAGCAAAAGCAATATAACGGTTTACATGACCCTTAATCAAAAGAAATCTGACTCTTCCAGTGCATCAGTTTGTAGTAGTGATAGCACAGATGATTTGAAATCTACCAACTCTGAGTGTAGCTCTACTGAAAGCTTTGATTTTCCTCCAGGCAGCATGCAtgcaccttcctcctcctcctcctcttcaaaggaagagaaaaagctcAGTAATTCCTTGAAAACGGAAGTCTTTTCCAAAAACGTCTCTAAATGTGTCACACCAGATGGCAGGACCGTATGTGTAGGGGACATTGTTTGGGCCAAGATTTATGGCTTCCCTTGGTGGCCAGCCCGTATTCTTACCATAACTGTGAGCCGGAAAGATAATGGCCTTTTAGTTCGACAGGAGGCTCGTATCTCATGGTTTGGCTCCACAACAACATCTTTTCTTGCTCTTGCACAACTATCCCCCTTTTTAGAAAGCTTCCAGTTGCGCTTTAATAAGAAGAGAAAGGGTCTTTACCGCAAGGCCGTCACAGAGGCAGCTAAGGCTGCTAAGCAGCTGACTCCCGAAGTTCGGGCCCTGCTGACACAGTTTGAAACGTGAACATGGAAAGTAAGGTAGGCAAGAAATCTGGAGGCTCCGCAAAATTCATAGCCTAGTTAGAGATCTACCATGAAGGACTTGCCAAGTCAGAAGTTGCACTCGGTTGACTGCTCTTTTTATACTAAAGTTGTTCCATTTGTAGCGGTTTCTTGACAGTTAAACAAATCGAACATGCAATCAAAATTAGCCTAAAGTGagaacttcagtatttttcaagtgagaattttttttaaagaaaaaacctccTCAAACACCCAATGCATAGGAGCCATAGCCTCAGCTGAAAGGCAGCTTATTTGCAGGGAATTTTTTAGTAGTTTCTACCCAGTATATAACTAGTTGCTGTGTGGCAAAGGGTTAACACAAGGGATGAAAGTAGTagctgtgactttttttttttttttttaggtggcCCATCAGGGAAGTGTAGAAATGAAAGCCTTGTCTAAATGGtctttaaagattattttaaatagtctcTAATGTATTTAGTCTGGCCAGTGCAAATTGGTTCAAAGCATGCTTAAACATCTTAAGGAGGCATGCCCCAGTCCACATAGGCCACTTTAAATGGCATTAGAAGACTTGCTGaaatttttaaggaagaagaaTTCGTGTAACTTAAAGACCAGATTAAATGGGGTTTTATCGTAGTGACCACTTAAACACTCAGCCTTTCTATGCACACGGGGGCACAAATATAACACTTCAGGGTCTGAGAAGCTGAGAGGGATGCCTGTAGCTCTAAGACAAAGCTGAGAAGTCGCTCAGTATTTGGGATCAAGGGCTGTTAATGCTGCATAGGTGTGAATCATAACTTCTGgtctttcttcctgaagaaaTCTTTCAGGCCATTTGCCTGGAGGTTTAGATTAAGAGAGGCTTTGTTTTGAATGTGTAAATAATTGATTGCTGAAATTGGTCAGATTTTCTCCTGACTGGTTGTTCCTAAATTCTTAGGATACGTCCTAGTAAATTACACTTTGTGAATTGTCAGATGTGTAATTGTTGCATTTTGGATGTAtctaacttcatttttttttaatatttccgTTTAAGGTATCTGTTTGCAGgtcagaaaatgagaatatgTAATTGTGTAATgctctgaaatgtaaaaaaacaaactgtaaataaaattgactaaatctgaattatttgtgtgtgtttctcaaaaagctttgaaaaaaatccaggatGTTAGAGTACTTTATATGTATGCCGTATTTAGAGGACACCCTTTTAAAACGTAAATTGTCCTTTTTCACACATTCTTAAAGATAACTGCTTGATGTAAAGTACTATTGGTATACTTTAGCCTTAATTTTGAGATTAAGCAATTATCTGTcccttttgtttcaaaactagCTCTGTAGAGGGCTTTCTGTAAAGTTTATCAAATTTCTCCCTTAATTAGATTTTGTTCCATATATTTGAATAAAGACTGTGGATAATGTTACTTATACAATGgggaaatgttttcagttttctccatCTATCAAAACCTAATCAGACTCACTCTCCACTGCTACTTTGGCTTTTCTTGCATGTCTGTTGCTCAATGTTGGGGCATTTTCATGCAACtgactttccattttttttcttctagttttggTCCTTATCTGACCATGTGAATTACTGTCTCTTCTCCAACCCACTCCTGTTTCAGCCTTGCAATGCCTTGTGAAGAATCTCTCAGCGTTCATCCCAAAGCAGTTTTCATCCTGTTTTTTCCATAATTGCCCATGTAGGCAATCATGACAGATGTAAAAATTTAAGCTTAGACTGAAATTAGATTTTAAACAGACATGAAAATGGGGGTAAGGATTTAATCATCAAAcccttaaaatctttttaacttAAGATTAAATTTCATATGTTCATGATACTGTCTGGTCTTTCCAAAGCATTCAgcttctttttacctttttaaattattctgttgTGCCCACAGAACTATTGGAAGTCTAAAGAGTCAAATACATGGCCGTTCAAATTTTCCTCAAGTTTACAGTCATTTCTGTTAGGTGCTAATTAAGCTTCCAAATATACCAGCTTTACCTTGGCATTCTAAcagttaccaaaaaaacccactggtCAATGCTTTTTGAATGTGATAAACACACAATAAATTCcataatgtgaaaaaaaaaaaaaaaattgaaaaaaaaaaaatcctgtttcacTTCTATGTATTCTTTCCTGCAAACAGAAACAGTTACTCTATTTAAGTAAATAAGCCATACTTTGTTATTAAAGCAGACTACTTTTTGAAGTCAAGAACCCATGCAACGTGGTTTAGATGTCTACACCAGTTCCTTGAGGTTTAGAAGCTCAAGCGAACTGGTTATAAGTTAGTTGTTCGGAGCCAAGTAGTGGTGAAATCAATATTTAcattgttaatttttctttaaaagaccTGGAAGCTTTGTACTCATCTCTTAATTTATACAAAGTTAGAATAGTACTAAAGCATACATAGTCAAAGTTTGTTCAGGTGTTCACTGGTAAGATGGGAGAGCAACAAGTATGAGGGGGTTTCTTTAGGTTGTTTTATGTTCAAAAGAACTGTTtatgaaaggcatttaaagagtCTTAGTTTTGATTTGTAGTTGATCAATCTTTTAAGAAGTCTTTCCTAAGTTTTATAGTGAATGTGCATTATCACTTCAGACTTAACAGGTCTCAAAacaaatagactttttttttttttttttacaacgCCATGTTACATTAGGTTGAAAATATCCTCTTCATACTCGTCCatgattttcctttcactctGAAGTAGCTAACACTCTAGATATAACAGAGTTTACAGCGGAGATCATGTTGGGCTTAATATAAAGTCTGGTAACAGTAAGTAACCTTGGTTATGGCAGCATGGATGCTGCATGTAGATTAGCTTTGAAGACTTAAACAAAGCTTAGTGCTGTTTTAGCAATAAACTGCAAAAACCCCCACACTTTTATGTGCCTATCTGCTCCCAGCAGTGCCTACACTTTGAGTGTGTACTACTGTTCTTGCAGTTGGGTACACATCTACCATCTCTGAGTTAGCCTGACAGTTTAAATGACTTATCAGATAAGTCATGACAGGAGCACGCCTGTACAGTGCCAGGATAGCGCATCTGTGTAATTAAGCTGTGCAACTGTTGCAAGCAGCCTGTGTCTTGAGAAGACAAATATCAGTAGAAAGAGTGACTGTTAGTTTTCTATCAGCTTAATATAATAAATTGCAAATGATGTCTCTTTGAATTAATGAAATTCCTCAGTGTAGTTGTTGAATATGTATGGTCTTTCAATTTAGGGGGGAAAACATGACAGGTGGTGATGAGTTTCTAGTACAAGCCTACTTTTCCTTTGAAGATCTTTAGcttcagttaaaatgttttgggaGAGAGTAGTTATTCCAAAATGTATAAAGATTTCCTTTAACAGGAGCATCTGAAGGTGTGATCACTTCATGAATGAAGCTGGAAGCAAACAAGAAATGCTTGTATGTCTCTGAAGTTCTACAGGAaattgaacaaatattttttatttttctaatcagAGTTGTAATTTCATGTCAACACTTAAATGAGATAATCATCTCTGATTATatggtattttcttttagaCAATGCTATCTTTAGTTTGAAACCTACATAACTGACAGCTACCTCACCAGGAGGGGTGTGTTTAGTGGGGGTAATTTAGGTCAACTGTGCAAGGctgagaagactttttttttttcagcatgttgTAAAAgacgtttttttttttttaaataatttctaaatgtGATTAGGTTTAAGAAATCACCCATCAGTGGAAGTGAGGAAGGGGTGAGAGTTGCTTTTTGCATTGCTAGCCTTAAGTTTGTTTCTAGTTAATTCTCTTAAGTCCTGAAACTGATTTCCATTCAGGTCTTCTATAAGCTCTTGCTAAAGTtgttagaatagaataggaagatgaattttggaaaataaatcttaGTAGCTAGTCCTCAGTAGCATTATCATCTATCCTCATGCATGTTCTGTGAAGTACAGTGGAAAAAGTAGAGCTGCCTTGGCTGAAGAATTCTGGAAAGGAGGAGGCTGACAATCAGTGAAAGGCTATTTCAGTTCATCTCCTCTTTCTTTATAATTGTATTCTAATAAATGCCTACAGGAATAAACAAATTCAGTCAATGCAGTGGGTTCACTACACTAACTTGTAGGTAAAGACTCTGAACTGGAAGTTAAGTAGAGTGAGCTTATGATTAAAAGGGCAGTAGGATAGCAGTATTTTGTGTCATAAGCCATTTGGTAAAAGTGTAGGTgtactatttaaaaacaaacttgaaaGTGATCTTACAGTACAGAGTTTATAGTGGTTAAAGGCTGAGGtgctttctgttcttattttcagtttacttcTTAAGGGTATAAATAGAAAGGTCATAGGGaacctgaaggaaaagaaaggaacttGGTATATTGAGCTGGATGTGACGCTGGAAGGAGAACTATGAGTTGGCTGTTTGAGAAAACCACATTACTCTGCAAGTTCAGTAGAAGGGAGTAGTGCTCTCCTATTTTAGAGAGCTTGTAGGAGAATTTTGGTGAAACATATGTCATTGTCCCACAGTCAACTGTTTGAACTTCGTCTAGAATCTATTTCACGCTTGTGGAAATGGAGTGACTCGCTACACGATTTTGTCAGTTTAAGCTGTGCTTACATTAAGTGTGTgtgtctttttggttttttaggaTAGGATATAGTAGCATACCTTTTGGGGATATAGACAGGCTATATTTGCAATAATATAGTAAAATTATccctataaataaaataaagtatcaaTAACAGAGGTTTTGCATAACTAACTTCCTTAAAGCTTCTGACATGACTGTAGTGATCAGAGATCATCCATGTTTAACATCAGGACAGGTAGAGGGCTGTAGCATTGAAAACCTTTGTAGTAGCTGTCAAGCTATCTAGAGATCCATTAGATCCAAGCTTGTGAGATGTGGATGTAAGTATTCAGCTTCAAATTATTCTTAATCTGTAATGGGAAGAACCTCTGTTTTGATACATGTCCTTAACAATTATGATGGCAAGTTCcttttcaacatttaaaatacctCAACTACTGTTCCTTGTGACAACTGtgtattttagtttaaataGTTCCCTCCTATGGTGTCATCCTGTTAGCGTATTTATAGAGTGTGGCCATTTAACTAGATAGAATAAGATCACCTCGTAAGATGGCTTTTCTATTCCCTGCTCATCTTACTGGCGTTTCTGTGCACCTCTTCTACTTTGAACTCATCTTTCTCTGACATCGGTGGCAAGAACTGTTTACAGTAATTTAGGTGGGGTTTTACAAAACTCTTATCACACAGCAGTGATTATTCCCTAAGTCAGAAATACCTCTGGTTATTGTTTTTCAATTGTTAGATCCTAATAGCAGCTTATAGTTTCCTATGATTTACTCAtacatttcagtctttcttctgtAATACCTGGGATCTGTATACCAATCCAGACTGTAATTTAGAttaatttatgaatttttttcttaaattaaactCTGACACAACTGCCCCTCTGTGAACACAAGGCAAAATAGCAGTTCCCAGACCTGGCTGTGGAGACAGTGGTTTGGTGACTGGCCTGCTCTCGTGCTTTTTCCCTGCacagttttgttgttgctgccaGACACAGCAGTTGGGGATAACTCTCCCGGGGGCAGCGCTGGCAAGGTTAGTGCCAGGTACCGATTGTTGAAGGGAACTCAGATCCATggctccatttttttccccaagaaaaagCAATCAATGTTCTTGGCATGAAGTAGGATAAGCAGCAGCGTGGAAAATGAATGTCACTGATAAGACCAGGGCTTTTATACCTTTGAAGACCTGAGCCACCTTGCACATCTAATAGGGAGACAAATGGGAGTAGGCGATGATCTTGTGTGCCTGTATAGCCTTCCCAGACAGTTTCTGTACGCACAGGGCTGAAAACTGTGATTTCCTGTGGTTGTGCTGGTGGAGGTGTAAAGTCTTTGACCTTCTTTACCTACCTGCCCACCCATGGTCTGAGGGGAATAATGTTAGCAACACAGGCTGCAGGTATAAGTTGGCGCAGGGAACAAATCAGGATCCCCTGTTGCGAGTTTACATTTGGGCTTTGCTTGTTCAGTGTGTGAAGACAAAAGGATCTGTGGGATTTATTTGGGCTACGTGTTTgagaagttattttcaaaatcaggACCATGCACATTTTGAACAACTGTAATGCAGATTCTATGCCATTGATTTTATTCCTCAGtccagagaaggaagaagggactATTGGAACTGAGGATATTCGAGGTCTGCAAATATCTGCAGGATAGGTGCAGAGGTGAAGGGGAAACATGCTTCTGTTTAGTTGCAACTAGGacaagaaataatatttaaaattacaaggTAGGAGTTAAGATTAGGCACTAGAATATTTATTCCAGTTATAGTGCAATCCTGGGTGTTGTTTAGAGAGTTGCATAGTTTTTGTaattacaggtttttaaaaacaatagatTAGGCTAACCTCTGTCAGGAATGGGTTAAATTCATCCTGCGTTTGGGTATGGGATAGAATAGATGATCTATCCTGACCCTGtcacagctctgttttctgtaattttgttattaacaattctggttttggaaaaacagaatcTTGGTAGAAATATGCCTATATTCTGCCTCATGCGTCCTGTTCATATCATGCAGGAATCACGCTTGGTATAATGGAAGTAAGGCCTTAGAGTCTTAGCTTCCACGTGTAGTAAAACTGCACTGCATCTCCTGCCAGGGGCCTCTTCTATACAAAATCATGTTTGGATGACATCGTCTATATAACATGTCAACTTTAAATtagaggtgtttttttttttaaaaaagatctaGGTCAGTTTTCATGTTTGCTTACTAATGGTTTTGATGTCAAATATGCAATATGAATAAGAAATACTCTTATACGTGCCAGCCATGTGCTATGAATCTGTGATTTGGAAGGCAAGCTGTGTTCTCACAAGCTTGTTATCATCACTAAAAGATTCTGTAACAGAAATGCAGCATAATTCTGGTGACAGAATTGTCCTTGCCTGTTTTTAACAGGTACATAAAGGGGAAGGAGGTACTTGCTTTGTCAGTAAAGTAAGCAGACACAATTCCAAGCAAGTATTTACTTAAATGCtaattttgcatcattttttatttaggaacattcaggatttttgtttggcttCAGGAAACACTAGTGTTTAATTGTACTTCTGCAGTGGttcagaattttaaagcatGTGGTGCCAGTTTTGGTAATTAGTAGCTCTGGTGAAAAGGAACTAAATCCATAAAAAACGgctttttcagagaagtttaGTTAGGGTTAGAACTTCAGACTGCTCTGTATGACCTGAGTAAACGCTTC
This portion of the Gymnogyps californianus isolate 813 chromosome 14, ASM1813914v2, whole genome shotgun sequence genome encodes:
- the PWWP2A gene encoding PWWP domain-containing protein 2A isoform X3, producing the protein MAAMAAEAAATAAVPGDGGAGEAEPEMEPIPGSEAGADPLPAVTEAVESVVPDGEEADGGKVAPGEAEEPPPVQLARSPAGTREPEAERTEKLPPSTPEVGSPQAEHRGAPSPESEEEPQPCPPPAGHPELPEEEPQPCPPATGGSAEPEPGEEPSRPEEEEPDAAAAAAVEPKSPVPVAPAGGEAEAPLLPGSEVRVTLDHIIEDALVVSFRLGEKLFSGVLMDLSKRFGPHGIPVTIFPKREYKDKPEAMQLQSKPFQDEAQVKCESNAAVPDDSSLTQPSEPSIAKSLWTSKPPPLFHEGAPYPPPLFIRDTYNQSIPQPPPRKIKRPKRKMYREEPTSIMNAIKLRPRQVLCDKCKNSVVAEKKEIKKGGNASDSSKYEDNKKRRNESVTTVNKKLKTDHKVDGKSQNESQKRNAVVKVSNIAHSRSRVVKVSAQANTSKAQLNTKKVLQSKNMDHAKAREVLKMAKEKAQKKQSATSSSKNAHSKVHFTRRLQNTSSGSLPPRLRLKPQRYRNEENDSSLKTGLEKIRSGKMATKPQSRCSSTRSAAQRH
- the PWWP2A gene encoding PWWP domain-containing protein 2A isoform X6, which gives rise to MQLQSKPFQDEAQVKCESNAAVPDDSSLTQPSEPSIAKSLWTSKPPPLFHEGAPYPPPLFIRDTYNQSIPQPPPRKIKRPKRKMYREEPTSIMNAIKLRPRQVLCDKCKNSVVAEKKEIKKGGNASDSSKYEDNKKRRNESVTTVNKKLKTDHKVDGKSQNESQKRNAVVKVSNIAHSRSRVVKVSAQANTSKAQLNTKKVLQSKNMDHAKAREVLKMAKEKAQKKQSATSSSKNAHSKVHFTRRLQNTSSGSLPPRLRLKPQRYRNEENDSSLKTGLEKIRSGKMATKPQSRCSSTRSAGEAPSENQSPSEGPEEATSEVQDTSEVHVTVDQDEHQTLGKRGSKSNITVYMTLNQKKSDSSSASVCSSDSTDDLKSTNSECSSTESFDFPPGSMHAPSSSSSSSKEEKKLSNSLKTEVFSKNVSKCVTPDGRTVCVGDIVWAKIYGFPWWPARILTITVSRKDNGLLVRQEARISWFGSTTTSFLALAQLSPFLESFQLRFNKKRKGLYRKAVTEAAKAAKQLTPEVRALLTQFET
- the PWWP2A gene encoding PWWP domain-containing protein 2A isoform X2 produces the protein MAAMAAEAAATAAVPGDGGAGEAEPEMEPIPGSEAGADPLPAVTEAVESVVPDGEEADGGKVAPGEAEEPPPVQLARSPAGTREPEAERTEKLPPSTPEVGSPQAEHRGAPSPESEEEPQPCPPPAGHPELPEEEPQPCPPPKSPVPVAPAGGEAEAPLLPGSEVRVTLDHIIEDALVVSFRLGEKLFSGVLMDLSKRFGPHGIPVTIFPKREYKDKPEAMQLQSKPFQDEAQVKCESNAAVPDDSSLTQPSEPSIAKSLWTSKPPPLFHEGAPYPPPLFIRDTYNQSIPQPPPRKIKRPKRKMYREEPTSIMNAIKLRPRQVLCDKCKNSVVAEKKEIKKGGNASDSSKYEDNKKRRNESVTTVNKKLKTDHKVDGKSQNESQKRNAVVKVSNIAHSRSRVVKVSAQANTSKAQLNTKKVLQSKNMDHAKAREVLKMAKEKAQKKQSATSSSKNAHSKVHFTRRLQNTSSGSLPPRLRLKPQRYRNEENDSSLKTGLEKIRSGKMATKPQSRCSSTRSAGEAPSENQSPSEGPEEATSEVQDTSEVHVTVDQDEHQTLGKRGSKSNITVYMTLNQKKSDSSSASVCSSDSTDDLKSTNSECSSTESFDFPPGSMHAPSSSSSSSKEEKKLSNSLKTEVFSKNVSKCVTPDGRTVCVGDIVWAKIYGFPWWPARILTITVSRKDNGLLVRQEARISWFGSTTTSFLALAQLSPFLESFQLRFNKKRKGLYRKAVTEAAKAAKQLTPEVRALLTQFET
- the PWWP2A gene encoding PWWP domain-containing protein 2A isoform X4, with the translated sequence MAAMAAEAAATAAVPGDGGAGEAEPEMEPIPGSEAGADPLPAVTEAVESVVPDGEEADGGKVAPGEAEEPPPVQLARSPAGTREPEAERTEKLPPSTPEVGSPQAEHRGAPSPESEEEPQPCPPPAGHPELPEEEPQPCPPPKSPVPVAPAGGEAEAPLLPGSEVRVTLDHIIEDALVVSFRLGEKLFSGVLMDLSKRFGPHGIPVTIFPKREYKDKPEAMQLQSKPFQDEAQVKCESNAAVPDDSSLTQPSEPSIAKSLWTSKPPPLFHEGAPYPPPLFIRDTYNQSIPQPPPRKIKRPKRKMYREEPTSIMNAIKLRPRQVLCDKCKNSVVAEKKEIKKGGNASDSSKYEDNKKRRNESVTTVNKKLKTDHKVDGKSQNESQKRNAVVKVSNIAHSRSRVVKVSAQANTSKAQLNTKKVLQSKNMDHAKAREVLKMAKEKAQKKQSATSSSKNAHSKVHFTRRLQNTSSGSLPPRLRLKPQRYRNEENDSSLKTGLEKIRSGKMATKPQSRCSSTRSAGLNKWQHFTSD
- the PWWP2A gene encoding PWWP domain-containing protein 2A isoform X5, which gives rise to MAAMAAEAAATAAVPGDGGAGEAEPEMEPIPGSEAGADPLPAVTEAVESVVPDGEEADGGKVAPGEAEEPPPPQPCPPPAGHPELPEEEPQPCPPATGGSAEPEPGEEPSRPEEEEPDAAAAAAVEPKSPVPVAPAGGEAEAPLLPGSEVRVTLDHIIEDALVVSFRLGEKLFSGVLMDLSKRFGPHGIPVTIFPKREYKDKPEAMQLQSKPFQDEAQVKCESNAAVPDDSSLTQPSEPSIAKSLWTSKPPPLFHEGAPYPPPLFIRDTYNQSIPQPPPRKIKRPKRKMYREEPTSIMNAIKLRPRQVLCDKCKNSVVAEKKEIKKGGNASDSSKYEDNKKRRNESVTTVNKKLKTDHKVDGKSQNESQKRNAVVKVSNIAHSRSRVVKVSAQANTSKAQLNTKKVLQSKNMDHAKAREVLKMAKEKAQKKQSATSSSKNAHSKVHFTRRLQNTSSGSLPPRLRLKPQRYRNEENDSSLKTGLEKIRSGKMATKPQSRCSSTRSAGLNKWQHFTSD
- the PWWP2A gene encoding PWWP domain-containing protein 2A isoform X1, giving the protein MAAMAAEAAATAAVPGDGGAGEAEPEMEPIPGSEAGADPLPAVTEAVESVVPDGEEADGGKVAPGEAEEPPPVQLARSPAGTREPEAERTEKLPPSTPEVGSPQAEHRGAPSPESEEEPQPCPPPAGHPELPEEEPQPCPPATGGSAEPEPGEEPSRPEEEEPDAAAAAAVEPKSPVPVAPAGGEAEAPLLPGSEVRVTLDHIIEDALVVSFRLGEKLFSGVLMDLSKRFGPHGIPVTIFPKREYKDKPEAMQLQSKPFQDEAQVKCESNAAVPDDSSLTQPSEPSIAKSLWTSKPPPLFHEGAPYPPPLFIRDTYNQSIPQPPPRKIKRPKRKMYREEPTSIMNAIKLRPRQVLCDKCKNSVVAEKKEIKKGGNASDSSKYEDNKKRRNESVTTVNKKLKTDHKVDGKSQNESQKRNAVVKVSNIAHSRSRVVKVSAQANTSKAQLNTKKVLQSKNMDHAKAREVLKMAKEKAQKKQSATSSSKNAHSKVHFTRRLQNTSSGSLPPRLRLKPQRYRNEENDSSLKTGLEKIRSGKMATKPQSRCSSTRSAGEAPSENQSPSEGPEEATSEVQDTSEVHVTVDQDEHQTLGKRGSKSNITVYMTLNQKKSDSSSASVCSSDSTDDLKSTNSECSSTESFDFPPGSMHAPSSSSSSSKEEKKLSNSLKTEVFSKNVSKCVTPDGRTVCVGDIVWAKIYGFPWWPARILTITVSRKDNGLLVRQEARISWFGSTTTSFLALAQLSPFLESFQLRFNKKRKGLYRKAVTEAAKAAKQLTPEVRALLTQFET